In Tenuifilum sp. 4138str, a single window of DNA contains:
- a CDS encoding bile acid:sodium symporter family protein → MFRYLKLIVLNRNAILVFAVIAGIIVGEHASSLKFLTFPALALTMTFSMTGMSLVQLRSEPHIFKPMLTGIALNYVAFSAVMLPLAYWLMPTKELFYGFVIIAATPPGVAIIPFSFILRGNVVYAIISVTGAFLGSILIAPLMVKLFATSSGINPTDLLLLMLQLVVAPLVVSRFLLWKPIKPFIEKVRGKVVDWGFAILIFVAVGLNRQVFFSSPALLLSITGILVVTIFGLGHFTNILARRLNISQEKRIPMVMLVGIKSSGFSVFTALTLFGKEAAIPSAVMAVVVLLYLIFLSIKSKAL, encoded by the coding sequence ATGTTCCGATATCTAAAGCTTATAGTATTGAACCGGAATGCAATATTGGTTTTTGCTGTAATTGCAGGGATTATTGTGGGTGAGCATGCAAGTTCCTTGAAGTTTCTGACATTCCCTGCACTAGCATTAACCATGACATTCTCCATGACGGGCATGAGCCTTGTGCAGCTAAGGAGCGAACCACATATATTCAAACCAATGCTAACCGGTATCGCTTTAAATTACGTTGCATTCTCAGCTGTTATGCTACCACTGGCATACTGGCTGATGCCTACCAAAGAACTTTTTTACGGATTTGTAATCATTGCAGCCACCCCTCCGGGTGTAGCTATAATCCCTTTCTCATTTATTCTGAGAGGTAACGTGGTTTACGCCATTATTTCGGTTACAGGAGCATTTCTGGGTTCTATCCTAATTGCACCTTTAATGGTAAAACTCTTTGCTACCTCATCGGGAATCAACCCTACTGACTTACTTTTGCTGATGCTTCAGCTTGTGGTTGCTCCGTTGGTAGTGTCACGCTTTTTGCTTTGGAAACCCATTAAGCCATTTATTGAAAAGGTTAGAGGTAAAGTTGTGGACTGGGGGTTTGCAATACTAATTTTTGTGGCTGTAGGGTTGAACAGGCAGGTTTTCTTTTCTTCCCCTGCTCTACTACTTAGCATTACAGGTATTTTGGTTGTTACTATCTTTGGACTTGGGCATTTTACCAATATCCTGGCTCGACGCCTGAATATCTCACAAGAAAAAAGAATACCAATGGTAATGCTTGTTGGGATTAAGAGCTCTGGTTTTTCGGTGTTCACAGCCCTTACCCTTTTTGGTAAAGAAGCGGCAATACCTTCCGCTGTGATGGCAGTGGTTGTTTTGCTCTATTTGATATTTTTGTCAATCAAATCAAAAGCACTGTAA
- a CDS encoding FKBP-type peptidyl-prolyl cis-trans isomerase has translation MASCDNSLETDKRYAEEKSIESYISSKKWNYTKSNGVYCSPQSQSYGYEVNYGDTILFWYKGYTITSPISVFDSNIKSVAIEAKLDTIVRKFEPLRAVIGSTPLLDGLKYGLLLCRENQKATILFPSNLGFGDSYVGPVMPWSPLAFDVEIIYLNGPGKVNEQNLFKTINLSEYTLHSSGLYYQQVVDTGLVRPTETDKVFGSYIVKLTGGQEIESFSTTTEPITLSNLTPHAVRIGFTLASVGGTVNIIAPSPLAYGKKGTPKVSPYTPVEITVKLDSIKTN, from the coding sequence GTGGCTTCGTGCGACAACTCACTGGAAACCGATAAACGATACGCTGAAGAAAAAAGTATCGAAAGCTACATAAGCAGTAAAAAATGGAATTACACAAAAAGTAATGGGGTTTACTGCTCACCCCAATCACAATCGTATGGTTACGAAGTAAACTATGGCGATACCATTCTTTTTTGGTATAAGGGCTACACCATTACTTCACCCATTTCAGTTTTTGACTCCAATATTAAATCGGTTGCCATTGAAGCTAAGCTTGATACCATTGTTCGCAAGTTTGAACCGCTAAGGGCTGTTATAGGCTCAACTCCCCTACTCGATGGCTTGAAGTACGGCTTGCTACTTTGTAGGGAAAACCAAAAGGCAACAATCCTTTTTCCATCGAACCTCGGATTTGGCGATAGCTATGTTGGCCCGGTAATGCCATGGTCGCCATTAGCTTTCGATGTTGAGATTATCTACTTGAATGGCCCTGGAAAGGTAAACGAGCAAAATCTTTTTAAAACTATCAATCTTTCAGAATATACGCTTCACTCCAGCGGCCTGTACTACCAGCAAGTGGTTGATACCGGTTTAGTGCGGCCAACAGAAACCGACAAGGTGTTTGGTAGCTATATAGTTAAACTAACTGGCGGACAGGAAATTGAAAGTTTTTCTACCACAACCGAGCCAATTACGCTCAGCAACCTAACTCCTCATGCTGTTCGTATAGGATTTACCCTGGCATCGGTGGGCGGTACAGTAAATATTATTGCACCATCGCCTTTAGCGTATGGAAAAAAAGGAACCCCAAAGGTTTCACCCTACACCCCGGTGGAAATAACTGTTAAACTTGATAGTATTAAAACCAATTAA
- a CDS encoding amidohydrolase family protein, translating into MNRFFLLVLSLNLLIVISGCKKPKRYDLIVENATILTDSGLVDGKTILVMGDTIAGIIDAGEPVRTRKVVDADGGIVMPGFIDSHTSIACFFKSNGKAFDTHPKSLTTFYRSIVSKHFLPYGVTTIFDAEPDSAWVPQIVSWKPNPKLTDVMVARSVEMGKSACNPSQSPYVFIKGIYDSKNQEHAGDNCFWILTGVQNGLNYPKNIEGIQSIMNSLLLLTGSSDKVLNRIANIYGIRQNIPDELLAIEGISYLAENSPVLLDSVAAILGSNNASVSTGLYRIKHFVDSGFTTCGIEPTEAIKQRLKYGFAHLMEYVKALHTKGVELRIGYNMPFDGSAFAKEQNLLLESGFPVNEIGKISSFNSAKAFAIHGKKGKIAIGYTADLVVFLKNDAGNSFDFTKVKRVIKGGRAEKMK; encoded by the coding sequence ATGAATCGATTTTTTTTACTTGTTCTTAGCCTTAACCTTTTAATTGTTATAAGCGGTTGTAAAAAGCCCAAACGATACGATTTGATTGTGGAAAACGCCACCATTCTTACCGATAGCGGTTTGGTTGATGGAAAAACCATTTTAGTGATGGGCGATACCATTGCTGGAATAATAGATGCCGGCGAGCCTGTTCGCACCCGCAAGGTGGTTGATGCCGATGGTGGCATAGTTATGCCCGGTTTTATTGATAGCCATACATCAATTGCCTGTTTTTTCAAGTCGAACGGCAAAGCTTTTGATACTCACCCTAAAAGCCTGACAACCTTTTACCGAAGCATTGTATCCAAGCATTTTTTACCCTATGGGGTAACCACTATTTTTGATGCTGAACCCGATTCCGCTTGGGTTCCTCAAATCGTAAGCTGGAAGCCAAACCCAAAACTTACCGATGTTATGGTTGCACGGTCGGTTGAAATGGGAAAATCTGCATGTAATCCCAGCCAATCACCCTACGTTTTTATTAAGGGTATTTACGATAGCAAAAACCAGGAACACGCGGGGGATAATTGCTTTTGGATTCTTACTGGAGTTCAAAATGGTTTGAACTATCCTAAAAATATCGAGGGGATACAATCAATTATGAATTCGTTACTCCTGTTAACTGGCTCATCCGATAAAGTGTTAAATAGGATTGCGAATATTTATGGCATTAGGCAAAATATACCCGATGAGCTGTTGGCCATTGAGGGGATATCGTATTTGGCTGAAAATAGCCCTGTCTTGCTCGATTCCGTTGCCGCTATTCTTGGGTCAAACAATGCTTCGGTTTCCACAGGGCTTTACCGGATAAAACATTTTGTAGATTCGGGCTTTACCACTTGCGGTATTGAGCCAACCGAAGCAATTAAGCAACGCTTAAAGTATGGATTTGCTCACCTTATGGAATATGTAAAAGCCCTGCATACAAAGGGGGTTGAGCTACGCATTGGCTATAACATGCCATTTGACGGCTCAGCCTTTGCAAAGGAACAGAACCTTCTACTAGAGTCGGGTTTTCCAGTTAACGAAATTGGTAAAATATCATCGTTTAATTCTGCTAAGGCTTTTGCCATTCATGGCAAAAAAGGTAAAATAGCCATAGGCTATACTGCCGACCTGGTGGTATTCCTAAAAAATGACGCTGGAAATAGTTTCGATTTTACTAAGGTAAAGAGAGTAATTAAAGGCGGAAGAGCTGAAAAAATGAAGTAA
- a CDS encoding KamA family radical SAM protein: protein MMHKEFIYHPRDFRKIELWKNVKDEEWYNPQWQLKNSIRSVDQLKHVIKLNDYQEQEIRRVVDELERQGKDPLRITPYYASLMDEDPFHPDIPLEEKGNKRLDPIFWQSVPTPANLLFPNTGREASMNEGSRSYGAAYQRYPNRVALFVAQNTSCASYCVHCQRAKSLDATCDVNIELINKGLFYINFNKNIDEVLVTGGDALRVSKKRLQYVLEELSKMEHIRAIRIATRVPVVLPMAVTDEILTLIKESANRYTKGPEKYVYFMTHVNHYKEITADFAAAIKRINSYGFTVRNQTVFLNHVNDYFVTLAKTFRRMFWVGVHPYYLLQCHKEKGIVHFISPIQVGQIYMKHMQGWLSGIVRPNYAVNIEGGGGKVLLMPLNYDNLNIDLKIEDKISESKAKVYTWDDKEIFDYEALGRATPDEYNKALRIMDKFIGRKGVFVPKIILIDNNGNYIETTNRTKLPTFEKQKKAVLLGYETNQSGMPITNPAKISKKLDELYQKSTFSKK from the coding sequence ATGATGCACAAGGAATTCATTTACCACCCAAGAGATTTTCGAAAAATAGAACTTTGGAAGAATGTTAAAGATGAGGAGTGGTACAATCCTCAATGGCAGCTAAAAAATTCAATCCGGAGTGTTGATCAGCTAAAACATGTCATTAAATTAAACGATTATCAGGAGCAAGAGATACGACGTGTTGTTGATGAGCTGGAACGCCAGGGGAAGGATCCGCTCCGAATTACTCCTTACTACGCTTCGCTAATGGATGAAGATCCATTTCATCCCGATATTCCTTTAGAGGAAAAAGGAAACAAAAGGCTCGATCCAATTTTTTGGCAAAGTGTTCCTACACCAGCCAATCTTTTATTTCCAAATACCGGGAGAGAGGCATCAATGAATGAGGGGTCAAGAAGTTACGGTGCAGCCTATCAGCGTTACCCCAATAGAGTGGCACTTTTTGTTGCGCAAAACACAAGTTGCGCATCCTATTGTGTTCATTGCCAAAGGGCAAAATCGCTTGATGCTACGTGTGATGTGAATATTGAACTTATTAACAAGGGCTTATTTTATATCAACTTCAATAAAAATATTGATGAGGTATTGGTTACTGGTGGCGATGCTTTGCGGGTAAGCAAGAAACGCTTGCAATACGTTTTAGAGGAATTGAGTAAAATGGAACATATTCGTGCCATAAGAATTGCTACAAGAGTTCCAGTGGTTTTACCTATGGCTGTAACTGACGAGATTCTAACATTAATTAAAGAATCGGCCAATCGTTACACAAAGGGTCCGGAGAAATACGTTTACTTCATGACCCATGTAAATCACTATAAAGAAATTACTGCTGACTTTGCAGCAGCCATTAAGCGAATAAATAGTTATGGCTTTACTGTTCGTAACCAAACTGTTTTCTTGAATCATGTTAACGACTATTTTGTTACCCTTGCCAAAACCTTTCGCCGAATGTTTTGGGTTGGGGTTCATCCATATTACCTGCTACAGTGCCATAAAGAGAAAGGGATTGTTCATTTTATATCACCCATACAGGTTGGTCAAATTTATATGAAACACATGCAGGGATGGTTATCGGGTATTGTTAGACCAAATTATGCTGTAAATATTGAAGGAGGAGGCGGTAAAGTCCTATTAATGCCCTTAAACTATGATAATCTAAATATTGACCTGAAAATTGAAGATAAAATTTCGGAGAGTAAAGCAAAGGTTTACACCTGGGATGATAAGGAAATATTTGATTACGAGGCACTAGGACGTGCAACACCCGATGAGTATAACAAAGCATTAAGAATTATGGATAAGTTTATTGGTAGGAAGGGGGTATTTGTACCTAAAATAATTCTCATTGATAACAATGGAAATTACATAGAAACAACCAACCGCACTAAACTTCCAACATTTGAAAAGCAAAAAAAGGCTGTACTGCTTGGTTATGAGACTAACCAATCAGGTATGCCTATAACAAATCCTGCAAAGATTAGTAAAAAGCTCGATGAGCTTTATCAAAAATCTACTTTTTCAAAAAAATAA
- a CDS encoding MFS transporter — MKNNILNHNLIRLYILKVSHWFMLVMPIVVLFYKENGLNVSQVFILQSVYSLSIVLLEIPSGYFADALGRKNTIFIGAVLGFIGFAIYSISYGFWGFLMAEVVLGFGQSMISGADSALLYDSLVDAKQQDRYIKHEGRMTSIGNFAEASAGILGGLLAAVSIRYPYYGQTLVALLAVPAAFTLIEPKTEHNRLELGWKQIVDVVRFALVKNLRLRWNILLSSVVGASTLTMAWFVQPWLIRADTPVEAYGAIWTALNLLVGVAAMFAYRVELKLGRIRTTGVLILFLFLGFIMAGFIRSYWAMPFIVIFYLARGVATPILKDSINRIAPAPMRATILSVRNFIIRIIFSVWGPFYGWLTDRWSLTVALTTAGFIFIILSILTFIVLFKVERED, encoded by the coding sequence ATGAAGAATAACATATTAAACCATAATCTAATCCGCCTTTACATTCTCAAGGTCTCCCATTGGTTTATGCTGGTTATGCCCATAGTTGTTTTATTTTACAAGGAGAATGGGCTTAACGTAAGTCAGGTATTTATCCTTCAAAGTGTTTATTCACTTTCCATTGTATTGCTCGAAATCCCATCGGGTTACTTTGCCGATGCACTAGGGCGAAAAAACACCATTTTCATTGGGGCGGTTTTGGGCTTTATTGGCTTTGCAATCTATTCAATTTCCTATGGTTTTTGGGGATTCTTAATGGCTGAGGTTGTGCTTGGTTTTGGGCAAAGTATGATTTCGGGTGCCGATTCGGCTCTGCTTTACGACAGCCTTGTTGACGCTAAGCAGCAAGATAGGTATATAAAGCACGAAGGTAGGATGACCTCAATAGGTAATTTTGCTGAAGCTTCAGCAGGTATTCTTGGCGGATTGCTTGCGGCCGTTAGCATACGTTACCCATACTACGGTCAAACCCTTGTTGCCCTTTTAGCTGTTCCGGCTGCCTTTACGCTTATTGAACCCAAAACCGAGCATAACCGATTGGAACTGGGCTGGAAGCAAATAGTTGATGTTGTAAGGTTTGCTCTCGTTAAGAACTTGCGCTTACGCTGGAACATATTGCTTTCATCGGTGGTGGGAGCATCAACTTTAACCATGGCCTGGTTTGTTCAACCTTGGTTGATACGTGCTGATACACCAGTGGAGGCCTACGGTGCAATTTGGACAGCCCTAAATCTGCTAGTGGGTGTTGCTGCCATGTTTGCCTATAGGGTTGAACTCAAATTGGGAAGGATTAGAACCACTGGGGTTTTAATACTTTTTCTATTTCTTGGCTTTATAATGGCGGGCTTTATTAGGAGTTACTGGGCAATGCCATTTATTGTGATTTTCTACCTGGCTAGGGGAGTGGCTACCCCTATACTAAAAGATAGCATTAACAGAATTGCTCCTGCTCCTATGAGGGCAACAATACTATCGGTTCGAAATTTTATTATTCGGATAATATTTTCGGTTTGGGGGCCCTTTTACGGTTGGCTTACCGATAGGTGGAGTTTAACAGTAGCCTTAACAACAGCAGGATTTATTTTTATTATCCTCTCAATCCTTACATTTATTGTGCTTTTCAAAGTTGAAAGGGAAGATTAA
- a CDS encoding MBL fold metallo-hydrolase yields MKITFLGTGTSQGMPVIACPCPVCQSTDPRDWRLRTSALIEHQGINIVIDAGPDFRQQMLRAKVKTLHAILLTHEHRDHISGLDDVRAYNWLQKRPMDIWGEARVLTELKREYSYVFAEHKYPGIPEFEMHSIDGQPFEVMGINIIPIRVYHYKLPIYGFRFGDLTYITDANFIPEDEKEKIIGSKYLVINALRTQKHISHFSLPEALELIAQLSPRKAFITHIGHQMGFHNEVAKTLPENVCLAYDGLELEF; encoded by the coding sequence GTGAAGATAACTTTTCTTGGCACAGGAACTTCGCAAGGTATGCCCGTTATAGCATGCCCGTGTCCGGTTTGCCAATCAACCGACCCACGCGACTGGCGACTTAGAACATCTGCACTCATTGAACATCAAGGAATAAACATAGTAATTGATGCCGGCCCCGATTTTCGGCAACAAATGCTCCGGGCCAAGGTAAAGACCCTTCACGCCATACTGCTTACACATGAGCACCGCGACCATATTTCTGGCCTTGACGATGTTAGGGCCTACAACTGGCTTCAGAAACGCCCCATGGATATTTGGGGCGAAGCAAGGGTGCTTACTGAGCTGAAAAGGGAATATAGCTATGTTTTTGCTGAGCATAAATACCCGGGAATCCCTGAATTTGAAATGCATAGCATCGATGGTCAACCATTTGAGGTGATGGGTATCAACATCATCCCAATAAGGGTTTACCACTATAAGTTACCCATATATGGGTTTAGATTTGGCGATTTAACATACATTACCGATGCAAACTTTATTCCCGAGGATGAGAAGGAAAAGATTATTGGCTCTAAGTATCTGGTAATAAATGCCCTAAGGACGCAAAAACACATCTCGCACTTTTCACTGCCCGAGGCACTTGAACTGATTGCTCAGCTCAGCCCCCGAAAAGCTTTCATCACACACATTGGCCACCAAATGGGATTTCACAACGAAGTAGCGAAAACATTACCTGAAAATGTATGCCTTGCCTACGATGGGCTTGAGCTAGAGTTTTAA
- a CDS encoding SAM-dependent methyltransferase, translated as MAEVKGKLYLIPTPISGSEPENVLPQRVIDITRHLSYFVVEELRTARRYLSRIKVQKPIDELVFFELNEHSQPEAVEAMLTPLLQGYDVGLMSEAGVPAIADPGAILVAAAHRKGIRVIPLVGPSSILLTLVASGLNGQNFAFVGYLPVKPDERRKRIRILEQRSRTEGQTQLFIEAPYRNIQLLKDLISVCNEQTTIAIATELTSADELIITKTVREWKNIPLPDINKKNTVFALLA; from the coding sequence ATGGCTGAAGTTAAAGGAAAACTATACCTAATTCCTACACCCATCAGCGGTAGCGAACCCGAAAATGTTTTACCCCAGCGTGTTATTGACATAACCAGGCACTTAAGTTACTTTGTGGTAGAGGAACTAAGAACTGCACGCCGGTATTTGTCGCGTATAAAGGTTCAAAAACCGATTGATGAACTTGTCTTTTTTGAGCTGAATGAACATTCCCAGCCCGAGGCGGTTGAGGCTATGCTTACACCCTTACTTCAGGGTTACGATGTAGGGCTTATGTCAGAAGCAGGTGTTCCCGCTATTGCCGATCCTGGTGCTATACTTGTTGCTGCTGCTCACCGTAAGGGAATACGAGTAATTCCTCTTGTTGGGCCAAGTTCAATCCTGCTAACCCTAGTGGCAAGCGGCCTTAACGGACAAAACTTTGCCTTTGTGGGTTATCTCCCTGTAAAACCCGACGAACGACGCAAGCGAATCAGGATACTTGAACAGCGCTCGCGGACTGAGGGACAAACACAGCTTTTTATTGAGGCTCCTTACCGTAATATTCAGCTCCTAAAGGATTTGATTAGTGTTTGCAATGAACAAACTACCATAGCCATTGCTACAGAGTTAACATCAGCTGATGAACTTATTATTACCAAAACAGTAAGGGAGTGGAAAAATATCCCACTCCCCGATATCAATAAGAAAAACACTGTATTTGCTTTACTGGCTTAA
- a CDS encoding M3 family metallopeptidase, which produces MRKVLFLMPLAAIVCGFALVKTENPFFTEYKTPFKVPPFNEIKLEHYVPAFEKGIEEQQKEIDAIISNPETPNFKNTILALDKSGRLLTKVSTVFYSLNSAETSPEMQAIARQVAPKVTAHHDNISLNDKLFKRIKAVYDNRMNLKLDSLQLRTVEKYYNDFVRNGANLNDDDKAKLREINQKLSQLRLKFGENLLDETNKNFILVIDKPEDLEGLSKDIIDAAAITAKQFGHEGKWVFTLQKPSMIPFLQYSKKRELREKLYMGYVMRCNNNDKFDNKAILLEIANLRAQKAKLLGYETFNHYVISNNMAKTPDAVYSFLNQVMEPALNAAIRDRDAMQAIIDREGGNFKLAPWDWWYYAEKLKKEKYDLDEAELKPYFKLENVRDGMFYVANKLYGITFTKRTDLPIYHPEVEVFEVKDDKGQHVGLLYLDYHPRPGKRVGAWCGRFRQQTYENGKKVAPIVNIVTNFTRPTETTPALLTWDEVETLFHEFGHALHGLFTDGPYERIAGSVPRDMVELPSQIMEHWAGEPQVLKFYAKHYQTGEVMPDALIEKLQRSSKFNQGFATVEYIAAAILDLDWHSFTEPKQVDVLEFENQSMSRIKLIPEIYPRYRTSYFNHIVGGYASGYYVYLWAEVLDSDAFNAFVETGDIFNKDVAAKFRKYVLAEGGNNDGMVQYLKFRGKAPSIDPLLRNRGFK; this is translated from the coding sequence ATGAGAAAAGTACTTTTCCTTATGCCATTAGCAGCAATAGTTTGCGGGTTTGCGTTGGTTAAAACCGAAAACCCATTCTTTACCGAGTACAAAACACCATTTAAGGTACCGCCCTTTAACGAGATAAAGCTGGAGCACTACGTACCCGCTTTTGAAAAGGGTATTGAAGAGCAGCAAAAAGAGATTGACGCCATTATTAGCAATCCTGAAACACCCAATTTTAAAAATACCATTCTTGCTCTGGACAAGTCGGGTAGGTTGCTAACAAAGGTGAGCACGGTTTTTTACAGCTTAAACAGTGCCGAAACATCGCCTGAGATGCAGGCTATAGCCCGCCAGGTTGCCCCAAAGGTTACGGCACATCACGACAATATAAGCCTAAACGACAAGCTGTTCAAGAGAATAAAGGCGGTTTACGATAACCGTATGAACCTTAAACTCGACAGCCTTCAGCTACGAACCGTTGAAAAGTATTACAACGATTTTGTTCGTAATGGTGCAAACCTAAACGACGACGATAAAGCCAAGCTGCGCGAGATAAACCAGAAGCTTTCGCAGCTGAGATTGAAATTTGGGGAGAATCTGCTCGACGAGACCAACAAGAATTTCATTCTGGTTATCGATAAACCCGAGGATCTTGAGGGTCTTTCAAAGGATATTATTGATGCAGCAGCCATTACCGCCAAGCAGTTTGGCCATGAGGGGAAGTGGGTATTCACACTTCAAAAACCCAGCATGATACCGTTCCTACAATACTCCAAAAAACGTGAGCTTAGGGAAAAGCTTTACATGGGCTATGTAATGCGCTGCAATAACAACGATAAGTTCGATAACAAGGCCATACTACTTGAGATTGCAAACCTAAGGGCTCAAAAAGCAAAGCTGTTAGGCTATGAAACCTTTAACCATTACGTTATTAGCAATAATATGGCCAAGACACCCGATGCTGTTTACAGCTTCCTGAACCAGGTAATGGAACCAGCATTGAATGCTGCCATTCGCGATAGGGATGCCATGCAGGCAATAATTGACCGCGAGGGTGGCAACTTCAAGCTTGCCCCTTGGGATTGGTGGTACTATGCCGAGAAGCTAAAAAAGGAGAAGTATGATTTGGATGAGGCTGAGCTTAAACCCTACTTTAAGCTCGAGAATGTTCGCGATGGTATGTTCTACGTTGCCAACAAGCTTTACGGTATAACATTCACCAAACGCACCGATTTGCCTATTTACCATCCTGAGGTTGAAGTTTTTGAGGTTAAGGATGATAAAGGTCAACACGTGGGATTACTATATCTCGACTACCATCCACGTCCGGGCAAACGCGTGGGTGCATGGTGTGGGCGTTTCCGTCAGCAAACCTATGAGAACGGCAAAAAGGTTGCCCCAATAGTAAATATTGTAACAAACTTTACGCGTCCTACCGAAACCACGCCAGCTCTGCTTACCTGGGACGAGGTTGAAACCCTGTTCCATGAGTTTGGGCATGCCCTGCACGGCCTGTTCACCGATGGGCCTTACGAAAGAATAGCCGGCAGTGTTCCACGCGATATGGTTGAGCTTCCCTCGCAAATTATGGAACACTGGGCAGGTGAGCCGCAAGTCCTGAAGTTCTACGCTAAGCATTACCAAACCGGCGAGGTTATGCCCGATGCGCTGATTGAAAAGTTGCAACGCAGCTCAAAATTCAACCAGGGTTTTGCTACCGTGGAGTACATTGCAGCGGCCATTCTCGATTTGGATTGGCATAGTTTTACAGAGCCTAAACAGGTAGATGTGCTTGAATTCGAGAACCAATCTATGAGTCGTATCAAGCTAATCCCAGAGATATACCCCCGTTACCGTACCTCATACTTTAACCATATTGTTGGCGGATACGCATCGGGGTATTACGTTTATTTATGGGCTGAGGTGCTCGATTCCGATGCCTTTAATGCATTTGTTGAAACGGGCGATATTTTCAACAAGGATGTTGCTGCCAAGTTCCGTAAGTATGTGCTTGCCGAGGGTGGTAACAACGATGGTATGGTTCAGTATCTGAAATTCCGTGGTAAAGCGCCATCAATTGATCCGCTTTTACGAAACCGTGGATTTAAGTAG
- a CDS encoding FKBP-type peptidyl-prolyl cis-trans isomerase, which yields MNRNLLLIIAGLSLSAISCDKDFKDPEGDEMARFNAWIQVNNIPADAKKPSGLYFVSQAEGNGLTPQKGDWILYSYTEKTLDGLVWFTDNSELIKQYDRFDINYHYTPVFVKYEKAPVQITGYSRTLLKGVYEGLGYLKEGGKATLYIPYNLGYGTSSATNGLGYQSLIYDIELHKVIKDPRAYEKSLINDYVAQNYPGLEPINDSIYYIQLTPPTVDTVTLAKDSIAYVYYKGMFLDGFVFDTNIDSVAQKLGRKFSSTDSLKVTVGGNDVIKGFSQALLGMKKGEWGRAIIPSFCGYDSIGNSNIPPFTPLIFDIYFSSKGKASTKPK from the coding sequence ATGAATAGAAATTTGCTTTTGATTATTGCAGGCCTTTCACTTTCAGCCATTTCGTGCGATAAGGATTTTAAAGACCCCGAAGGTGATGAAATGGCTCGTTTTAATGCATGGATTCAGGTTAACAATATCCCCGCCGATGCTAAAAAACCAAGTGGTTTATACTTTGTAAGCCAAGCCGAAGGTAACGGCCTTACGCCGCAAAAAGGCGATTGGATTCTGTACTCCTATACTGAAAAAACCCTTGATGGATTAGTTTGGTTTACCGATAACAGTGAGCTTATAAAACAATACGACAGGTTTGATATCAACTATCATTACACACCTGTATTTGTAAAGTATGAAAAAGCACCCGTGCAAATAACCGGATACAGCAGAACGCTACTCAAAGGGGTTTATGAGGGGTTGGGTTATCTAAAGGAAGGAGGCAAAGCCACCCTTTACATTCCGTATAACCTTGGCTACGGAACCTCAAGTGCAACCAACGGATTGGGCTACCAGTCGCTAATTTACGATATTGAACTCCATAAGGTAATCAAAGATCCAAGAGCATACGAAAAAAGTTTGATTAATGATTATGTAGCACAAAATTACCCTGGACTTGAACCCATAAACGATAGCATTTACTACATTCAGCTAACCCCACCTACCGTTGATACGGTAACACTTGCAAAGGATTCTATTGCCTATGTTTACTACAAGGGAATGTTTCTCGATGGATTTGTTTTTGACACCAACATTGATAGCGTGGCCCAAAAGCTTGGCAGAAAGTTTAGCTCAACCGACTCGCTAAAAGTTACTGTGGGAGGCAATGATGTTATAAAAGGGTTTAGCCAAGCGCTTTTAGGCATGAAAAAAGGCGAATGGGGACGAGCAATAATACCATCGTTTTGCGGTTACGACTCCATTGGCAACAGTAACATACCGCCTTTCACACCACTTATCTTTGACATTTATTTCAGCAGCAAGGGCAAAGCATCAACTAAACCCAAATAA